Within Bacteroidia bacterium, the genomic segment GTTGAAGAAAAATGTCAGGGTGAGACCTTAGACAGAGCAGCAGAAGTTTTTGAAAAACTGGAAATGCATAAAACAGCACTTCGAAATGGAGTGCTGTTTTATTTAGCTACCAAGGATAAAAAATTTGCCATTTTGGGCGATGGTGGTATTAACACGAAAGTGGGCAAGGATTTTTGGAATGAAATTAAATCTACCATGCTGGAATTCCTTAAAAATGGCGACCTG encodes:
- a CDS encoding TPM domain-containing protein; this encodes MLDYQRIEKAITQAEMKTSGEIRVYVEEKCQGETLDRAAEVFEKLEMHKTALRNGVLFYLATKDKKFAILGDGGINTKVGKDFWNEIKSTMLEFLKNGDLNSSLETGINMAGDALSNYFPYDALTDKNELSNEIVKG